The proteins below are encoded in one region of Sulfolobus sp. A20:
- the glnA gene encoding type I glutamate--ammonia ligase, whose amino-acid sequence MPSSTDDILKFLKENNIRWVDLQFTDVPGRLHHITIPSSEVDEEALKTGFGKLDGSSIKGFTTIYESDMVLLPVPTTMTLVPWSPSLARVICKVFWGGGKGRFERDPRFVAEEAEKYQEGEGYTSFYGPELEFFIFDKVKLDVSTPQSGTGYKIVAREAPWSDSGSFMIRYKEGYYPAPPVDQLMDVRMEIVDTLVKYFNYTIEATHHEVATAGQGEIDFRFSTLVDTADKVQTLKYVAKNIAAKHGMVATFMPKPIYGDNGTGMHTHLSLWTKDGKKNLMYDPNDEYAEISQFGRYVIGGLLHHARALSAIVSPSVNSYRRLIPGFEAPVYIAWSKSNRSAVIRVPAYYRGMEKAKRIEYRPPDPSTNPYLAFAALLMAAIDGVKKKMDPGDPVDENIYHLTPERRKQLGIKELPRSLDEALDELESDKEFLKPVFNSSLLDTYIDLKRDEARTLQGYPHPMELYFYLDS is encoded by the coding sequence ATGCCAAGTAGTACGGATGATATACTCAAATTCCTAAAGGAAAATAATATAAGATGGGTAGACCTTCAATTCACTGATGTACCGGGTAGGTTACATCATATAACTATACCTAGTAGTGAAGTTGATGAAGAGGCTCTAAAAACTGGCTTTGGAAAACTAGATGGAAGCAGCATAAAGGGATTCACTACAATTTATGAAAGCGATATGGTTCTTTTACCAGTACCAACTACTATGACATTAGTGCCTTGGTCTCCAAGTTTAGCCAGAGTGATATGTAAGGTCTTCTGGGGAGGAGGAAAAGGAAGATTTGAGAGAGATCCAAGATTCGTAGCTGAAGAAGCTGAGAAGTATCAAGAAGGTGAAGGGTATACCTCATTTTACGGACCAGAGCTAGAGTTCTTTATATTCGATAAAGTAAAACTTGATGTTAGTACGCCTCAATCCGGGACTGGATATAAGATTGTTGCAAGAGAAGCCCCATGGAGTGATAGTGGATCATTTATGATAAGATATAAAGAGGGTTACTATCCAGCTCCACCAGTTGATCAATTAATGGATGTAAGGATGGAAATTGTGGATACACTAGTTAAATATTTCAACTATACTATCGAAGCAACTCACCATGAAGTAGCTACAGCGGGACAAGGTGAAATAGACTTTAGGTTTTCTACTTTAGTAGATACGGCTGATAAAGTACAGACTTTAAAATACGTAGCTAAAAACATTGCAGCAAAGCATGGCATGGTAGCTACGTTTATGCCAAAACCAATCTACGGAGATAACGGTACTGGAATGCACACTCACTTAAGTTTGTGGACAAAGGATGGGAAAAAGAACTTAATGTACGATCCAAATGACGAATATGCAGAGATAAGCCAATTTGGAAGATACGTAATTGGAGGATTATTGCATCACGCTAGGGCATTATCAGCTATTGTCTCACCTAGTGTAAATAGCTATAGAAGATTAATACCAGGCTTTGAAGCGCCAGTATATATAGCTTGGAGTAAATCTAATAGAAGTGCGGTTATAAGAGTACCTGCCTATTATAGGGGAATGGAGAAAGCAAAGAGAATTGAATACAGACCACCAGATCCCTCAACTAACCCATACCTAGCGTTTGCTGCCTTACTCATGGCTGCAATAGATGGAGTTAAGAAAAAGATGGACCCAGGTGATCCAGTAGATGAAAATATATATCACTTAACTCCAGAAAGGAGAAAACAATTAGGGATTAAAGAATTACCTAGATCATTAGATGAGGCTTTAGATGAGTTAGAGAGCGATAAAGAATTCTTGAAACCAGTGTTTAACTCATCCTTATTGGATACATATATTGATTTAAAGAGAGATGAGGCTAGAACTCTACAAGGATACCCACATCCAATGGAATTATACTTCTACCTAGATTCTTAA
- the folE gene encoding GTP cyclohydrolase I FolE encodes MEETEIENQKLVEEIAKRIREILELLGENPEREGLRETPERVAKALLEMTNGLRQSPPKIKVFNLSEEDSRNHEDQIIIVRDINFSSLCEHHMLPIIGKINVAYIVGDEGKVAGFSKIIRIVNYYASRLQIQERLVEQVADAIMNSDIKPKGVMVIGDALHMCSYVRGVKDREANLVSVAYRGLFKTNRSLRNHVLRILDNTNKVNLL; translated from the coding sequence ATGGAGGAAACAGAAATAGAAAATCAAAAACTAGTAGAGGAAATCGCTAAAAGAATAAGGGAAATACTAGAACTATTAGGAGAAAATCCGGAAAGGGAAGGCTTAAGGGAAACGCCAGAAAGAGTAGCTAAAGCGCTATTGGAAATGACGAATGGACTCAGACAATCTCCACCTAAAATTAAAGTATTTAATTTAAGTGAAGAAGATTCTAGAAATCACGAAGATCAGATAATAATAGTTAGAGATATAAACTTTTCATCACTATGCGAGCATCATATGTTGCCTATTATTGGTAAAATTAATGTAGCTTATATTGTAGGGGATGAAGGGAAAGTAGCGGGCTTCAGTAAGATAATTAGAATTGTTAATTACTATGCTAGTAGATTGCAAATTCAAGAGAGGCTAGTGGAGCAGGTAGCTGATGCAATAATGAATAGTGATATTAAGCCTAAAGGAGTTATGGTAATTGGAGACGCTTTACATATGTGCTCATACGTTAGAGGAGTTAAGGATAGAGAAGCTAATCTAGTTTCCGTAGCTTATAGAGGGCTTTTTAAGACCAATAGATCATTGCGTAACCACGTTCTTAGAATATTAGATAATACCAATAAGGTAAACTTATTATAG